A stretch of Ferribacterium limneticum DNA encodes these proteins:
- a CDS encoding PAS domain S-box protein, with the protein MLILLVFVALLAVTDTMRRWHRSIDERLSSDAHGILARRDDVFGRALMQPLGSLRLLASLRVVARGNPAEIATDLASWKANLPDVADIYVILPDGRGVASSEGGVPDKVLAAYLGAQAGSAPSLAIPRIVTLGEQPLALIGVPLPGAAGGAVIAAFKLHDMLGPLLVRLPGANARLLILDDQNRVLVNGFADTTDADGDLSLVRQVPHAAALMTTLAGQAITGSVVDGQYIEQQQEYRYFVSRMRSTGWTIAYIQPEKDLLAAYSEAKYFGWVQLIVVLFAALLLVAMMHRLVLRPLQTLARGQAAMKDGAMPKPVEVPGSGEFAAMAESYNRLVANLTASEQRLRTIFEAFPESVVVFRLSDSALLDVNQAFLNKVGLSREEVLGRSGGTIGLLPDESAATAHRAALLEKGSLERQVIRMQMPNGEERWSMYSSRLIEFDGVPASLSVTVDVTQLKLAEAQIRQSEARFAALFQMAPVPMSFTHEREQFSHTHWNDAWYHTFGFLPEEAEDRGGDALGIWVDPGQRRQLIQGVLDEGHVHAFEVNLRRRDGAIRQHVLFADKVETVDGKAMIVAYVDVTDSRQAEAELRASEETRHAIFNASPVAMLVSDISRDFSVVDANQAWLRQFQRTLPEIVGLNGGQINFWANEVDRERVIAQIEQDGLVSDYEAEFVRGDGSRLLCRVGARRVQVDGRELLVMLQEDITALRQMERERQEAEIKLRRFSFMVSHTNDAVFLNDNGITIDCNEAALRIFESPRERFIGQSPAVFSPLLQANGELSSTLALTKVRAALAGEPQRFEWVHTKGDGTPFYVEVALSSFEEDGRSLIVGVVRDITERKRAEAEIWELNATLEERVALRTRELAEANTNLGITLTNLQRAQDELLRTEKLASLGAMVAGIAHELNTPIGNAVTVATTLLDEHRHFTGKMAAGLTRSALERFLSVVGEAGQIVERNLYRAAELIGSFKQLAVDQSSYQRRSFDLQEVVHEITLAMAPTIRRSPYQLIDEVPAGLVFDSYPGPLGQILINLINNALIHAFVGRDSGQVRIAAEAAEPGWIIMTVSDDGCGISAEHQKQIFDPFFTTRLGQGGSGLGLHIVFSLVVDLLGGRVHVISASGEGARFVVHLPSVAPAGEQHNWDSE; encoded by the coding sequence GTGTTGATCCTGCTGGTTTTCGTCGCGCTGCTTGCCGTGACGGACACCATGCGGCGCTGGCACCGTTCGATCGACGAGCGCCTGAGCAGCGATGCGCACGGAATACTGGCGCGGCGCGATGATGTCTTCGGTCGTGCCCTCATGCAGCCCCTTGGTAGCTTGCGTCTCCTGGCCAGCTTGCGGGTCGTGGCGCGCGGAAATCCAGCGGAGATTGCGACCGATCTCGCGAGTTGGAAGGCAAATTTACCCGATGTCGCCGACATTTACGTGATCCTGCCAGATGGCCGCGGCGTGGCTTCCAGTGAAGGAGGTGTTCCGGACAAGGTGTTGGCTGCCTACCTCGGTGCGCAGGCGGGGAGTGCACCATCCTTGGCCATTCCCCGGATCGTCACGCTGGGCGAGCAGCCGCTGGCCCTGATCGGTGTGCCCTTGCCGGGTGCGGCCGGAGGGGCGGTCATTGCTGCTTTCAAGCTGCACGATATGCTCGGTCCGCTGCTGGTTCGCTTGCCGGGCGCGAATGCACGCCTGCTCATCCTCGATGACCAGAACCGGGTGCTGGTCAATGGCTTTGCCGACACTACCGATGCCGATGGCGACCTCTCCTTGGTGCGGCAGGTGCCTCATGCTGCCGCCCTGATGACAACGCTTGCGGGCCAGGCAATTACCGGTAGCGTGGTTGATGGCCAATATATCGAGCAGCAACAAGAGTATCGCTACTTTGTTTCGCGCATGCGCAGCACGGGGTGGACGATCGCTTATATCCAGCCGGAAAAGGATTTGCTGGCCGCCTATAGCGAGGCCAAATATTTCGGCTGGGTGCAACTCATTGTCGTTCTCTTCGCTGCGCTACTGCTGGTGGCCATGATGCATCGCCTCGTACTGCGCCCATTGCAGACCTTGGCCAGAGGCCAGGCTGCGATGAAGGATGGTGCCATGCCTAAGCCGGTCGAGGTGCCGGGGAGTGGCGAGTTTGCTGCGATGGCCGAGTCGTATAACCGCTTGGTAGCCAATCTGACGGCTTCGGAGCAGCGTCTGCGGACGATATTCGAGGCATTTCCGGAGTCGGTGGTGGTCTTTCGACTGTCGGACAGTGCATTGCTGGACGTTAACCAGGCCTTCCTGAACAAGGTCGGCTTGTCGCGGGAAGAGGTGCTTGGGCGTTCGGGGGGCACAATCGGCTTGTTGCCCGATGAGAGCGCAGCTACAGCGCACCGGGCGGCCTTGCTGGAAAAAGGGAGCCTGGAGCGCCAGGTGATCCGGATGCAGATGCCGAATGGCGAGGAACGCTGGAGCATGTATTCCAGCCGGCTGATCGAATTCGACGGCGTACCGGCTTCGCTCAGTGTCACGGTGGATGTGACGCAACTGAAGTTGGCCGAGGCACAGATCCGTCAGAGCGAGGCCCGGTTCGCTGCCTTGTTCCAAATGGCGCCGGTACCGATGTCATTCACCCACGAGCGGGAGCAATTCAGCCATACGCATTGGAACGATGCCTGGTATCACACCTTTGGATTTCTGCCCGAGGAGGCTGAGGATAGGGGAGGCGATGCACTGGGCATCTGGGTCGATCCGGGCCAGCGCCGACAGTTGATCCAGGGGGTGCTCGATGAAGGTCATGTGCATGCCTTCGAGGTCAATCTACGGCGCCGCGATGGCGCCATACGTCAGCATGTCCTGTTTGCGGACAAGGTCGAAACCGTCGACGGCAAGGCGATGATTGTCGCCTATGTTGATGTGACGGACAGTCGCCAGGCAGAAGCTGAATTACGGGCCAGCGAGGAAACACGGCACGCTATCTTCAACGCTTCGCCAGTGGCCATGCTCGTGTCCGATATCAGTCGTGATTTCAGCGTTGTCGATGCGAACCAGGCCTGGCTGCGCCAGTTCCAGCGCACACTACCGGAAATCGTTGGGCTCAATGGCGGGCAGATCAACTTCTGGGCGAACGAGGTGGATCGCGAAAGGGTCATTGCGCAGATTGAACAGGATGGCTTGGTGAGTGATTACGAGGCCGAGTTTGTTCGCGGCGACGGCAGCCGCCTTCTGTGCCGTGTCGGCGCCAGGCGGGTACAGGTTGATGGCAGGGAACTGCTGGTCATGCTGCAGGAAGACATTACCGCCTTGCGGCAAATGGAACGGGAGCGCCAGGAGGCGGAGATCAAACTGCGCCGCTTCAGCTTCATGGTCAGCCACACCAACGATGCCGTGTTTCTCAACGACAACGGCATCACCATTGACTGCAACGAGGCAGCCTTGCGGATTTTTGAGAGCCCCCGCGAGCGTTTTATCGGGCAATCGCCGGCCGTTTTTTCGCCACTGTTGCAAGCAAACGGTGAGCTATCCAGTACGCTGGCCCTCACCAAAGTGAGGGCGGCCCTGGCTGGCGAACCGCAGCGCTTCGAGTGGGTGCACACCAAGGGAGACGGCACTCCGTTCTATGTCGAGGTGGCGCTCAGCAGTTTCGAGGAAGATGGGCGCTCGCTGATTGTCGGCGTCGTGCGGGACATTACCGAGCGCAAACGAGCCGAAGCCGAAATTTGGGAACTGAACGCGACGCTTGAGGAGCGGGTCGCCTTGCGCACTCGCGAACTGGCGGAGGCCAATACGAATCTCGGCATTACGCTGACCAACTTGCAGCGCGCCCAGGACGAGCTGTTGCGTACGGAGAAGCTGGCGTCGCTCGGGGCAATGGTTGCCGGCATCGCGCATGAGCTGAATACGCCTATCGGTAACGCGGTAACGGTCGCCACCACTCTGCTGGACGAGCATCGTCATTTCACCGGAAAAATGGCTGCTGGCCTGACCCGCAGCGCGCTGGAGCGTTTCCTGAGTGTGGTTGGCGAAGCAGGGCAGATCGTCGAGCGCAATCTTTATCGGGCGGCAGAGCTGATCGGCAGCTTCAAGCAACTGGCCGTCGATCAGTCCAGCTACCAGCGTCGGTCTTTCGATCTGCAGGAAGTCGTGCACGAAATCACGCTGGCGATGGCGCCGACCATTCGCCGTTCGCCCTACCAATTGATCGACGAGGTGCCAGCCGGCCTGGTATTCGACAGCTATCCAGGGCCGCTCGGCCAGATTTTGATCAACCTGATCAACAATGCGCTGATTCACGCCTTTGTCGGCCGCGACAGCGGTCAGGTCCGGATTGCTGCCGAGGCCGCGGAGCCGGGCTGGATTATCATGACGGTCAGCGATGATGGCTGCGGCATCTCGGCGGAGCACCAGAAGCAGATTTTCGATCCGTTTTTTACAACACGCCTGGGTCAGGGAGGCTCGGGACTAGGCCTGCATATCGTATTCAGCCTGGTCGTCGATCTGTTGGGCGGGCGGGTTCATGTGATCAGTGCATCTGGGGAGGGGGCGCGGTTTGTCGTGCATTTGCCCAGCGTGGCACCGGCCGGGGAACAACACAATTGGGATAGTGAATGA
- a CDS encoding GGDEF/EAL domain-containing response regulator, whose protein sequence is MSMRDENRDELLAFVDEEEVAPDNTAGHWRILIVDDEPDVHEVTLLALRDVVIEGRHLSFLHAHSALEAREMLSREADIAVILLDVVMETDDAGLKLVRYLREDLDNRATRVILRTGQPGYAPEIETIRLFDINDYKTKSELTRVRLYTTITVAIRSFWQIHQLEANRRGLEMIINATMELSKPNGLRRFAEGVVTQLCALLGVGEDGLVCAASVSRGVAPYVLAAAGQYSAWIGQSLSAIPDERVKRILEDALGKHQHTFGESTCLYFSTPDSHALAAFVDVDSPLNEVDSQLLEVFCSNIAIGFENVQLYQKVYDLAFEDLLVHLPNRNSFIGLVECRPESADRVALVDIDGFSDINSILDQAFGDLVLEAVAARLRNAFPPSVVVARVGNDVFGLLGIAREVSPERIAQVFAQPFAVDGQELRLSATSGLIALGGIQDKAVEVLKNTGVALKHAKSFQRGKSMFYEPVYAVEARDRMRMLNSLRQAFSAEHLFLQYQPFINLASGRIVGAEALLRWKTEEGNFVPPDRFIPLAEQSGLMVALGNWVMRSALQFLAQLRAEGVRDFRMAVNVSHTQFREPDFIDDLMTAMAIYDIDPSCVEIELTESVAIDNVELIEQKLAALRQVGVAVAIDDFGTGYSSLNILRRLDIERLKIDRAFVSGEQCAAEDYGIARMVLQLASQLGLRTIAEGIETEEQRQMLAALGCDEGQGYLFARPLSADAFVAFLHDH, encoded by the coding sequence ATGAGTATGCGCGATGAAAACCGTGACGAGCTGCTGGCTTTCGTCGATGAAGAAGAAGTTGCGCCGGACAACACGGCAGGCCACTGGCGTATCCTGATCGTCGACGACGAGCCGGATGTGCATGAGGTGACCTTGCTGGCCTTGCGAGACGTCGTCATCGAAGGACGCCACCTCTCCTTTTTGCATGCGCATTCGGCGCTTGAAGCGAGGGAGATGCTGAGTCGGGAAGCGGATATCGCCGTCATTCTGCTCGACGTGGTCATGGAAACCGATGACGCCGGCCTGAAGCTGGTGCGTTATTTGCGCGAGGACCTCGATAATCGTGCTACCCGCGTCATCCTGCGCACCGGTCAGCCCGGCTATGCGCCGGAAATAGAGACCATCCGGCTCTTCGACATCAACGACTACAAGACCAAATCGGAGCTGACCCGCGTCCGGCTGTACACCACGATTACGGTCGCTATCCGTTCCTTTTGGCAGATTCACCAGCTGGAAGCCAATCGGCGCGGCCTGGAGATGATCATCAACGCGACGATGGAATTGAGCAAGCCGAATGGCTTGCGTCGTTTTGCCGAGGGGGTGGTTACCCAGCTTTGCGCCCTGCTCGGTGTCGGCGAGGATGGGCTGGTTTGCGCCGCAAGCGTTTCCCGCGGCGTGGCCCCCTATGTGCTGGCGGCGGCCGGGCAATATTCAGCCTGGATCGGGCAATCGCTCAGCGCCATTCCGGACGAGCGGGTCAAGCGGATACTCGAGGATGCGCTGGGCAAGCACCAGCATACTTTCGGCGAATCGACCTGCCTGTATTTCTCGACACCGGACAGCCACGCGTTGGCAGCTTTCGTTGATGTCGATTCCCCTCTCAACGAAGTCGATAGCCAACTGCTTGAGGTTTTTTGCAGCAACATTGCCATCGGTTTCGAGAATGTCCAGTTGTACCAGAAGGTGTATGACCTGGCCTTCGAGGATCTTCTCGTTCATCTGCCCAACCGCAACAGCTTCATTGGCTTGGTCGAGTGCCGTCCGGAGTCGGCCGATCGGGTTGCATTAGTCGATATCGACGGTTTTTCCGATATCAACAGTATTCTCGACCAGGCGTTCGGCGATCTGGTGCTGGAAGCCGTTGCCGCTCGCCTGCGTAATGCCTTTCCGCCCTCGGTGGTGGTGGCACGAGTCGGTAATGATGTTTTCGGCCTGCTCGGGATTGCCCGTGAGGTTAGCCCGGAGCGCATCGCCCAGGTCTTCGCGCAGCCGTTTGCTGTCGATGGCCAGGAACTCCGCCTGTCGGCGACTTCCGGCTTGATTGCGTTGGGCGGGATCCAGGACAAGGCAGTGGAGGTTCTGAAGAATACCGGCGTGGCGCTCAAGCACGCCAAGAGCTTCCAGCGTGGCAAGTCGATGTTTTACGAGCCAGTGTACGCCGTTGAGGCGCGTGACCGGATGCGCATGCTGAACAGCCTGCGCCAGGCTTTCTCTGCCGAGCACCTGTTCTTGCAGTACCAACCCTTCATCAATCTGGCGAGCGGCCGTATCGTCGGCGCCGAGGCTCTGCTGCGCTGGAAAACCGAGGAGGGCAACTTCGTGCCGCCCGACCGCTTCATTCCGTTGGCTGAGCAGTCCGGCCTGATGGTGGCGCTGGGCAACTGGGTCATGCGTAGCGCCCTGCAGTTTTTGGCGCAGCTACGTGCGGAAGGCGTGCGCGATTTCCGCATGGCCGTCAATGTGTCACACACTCAATTCCGCGAGCCGGATTTCATTGATGACCTGATGACTGCCATGGCGATCTACGATATCGATCCATCCTGCGTTGAAATCGAATTGACGGAGTCGGTAGCTATCGACAATGTCGAACTGATCGAACAGAAATTGGCTGCGCTACGCCAGGTCGGCGTGGCGGTGGCCATCGACGATTTCGGTACCGGCTATTCGTCGCTTAATATCCTGCGCCGTCTCGATATTGAGCGGCTCAAAATCGACCGTGCCTTCGTCAGCGGCGAACAATGTGCGGCCGAGGACTATGGCATTGCCCGCATGGTGCTGCAACTGGCTTCCCAACTGGGCCTGCGGACCATTGCCGAAGGCATCGAAACCGAGGAGCAGCGGCAGATGCTGGCTGCGCTCGGTTGCGACGAAGGTCAAGGCTACCTGTTTGCCCGCCCGTTGTCGGCCGATGCCTTCGTGGCCTTCCTGCACGACCACTGA